The following are from one region of the Coffea eugenioides isolate CCC68of chromosome 2, Ceug_1.0, whole genome shotgun sequence genome:
- the LOC113763865 gene encoding transmembrane ascorbate ferrireductase 1 encodes MAIGIKAVPFAVVAQVLGVAGIIMVLIWNISFRGGLAWESANKSLIFNIHPVLMLLGLIVIGGEAIITYKTLPLRKELKKLIHLVLHAIALILGIIGIYTAFKFHNESNIANLYSLHSWLGIGIIVLYGIQWIYGFLVFFYPGGSSEIRHESLPWHVVFGLFVYILAVGNASLGYLEKLTFLENSGLEKYGAEAFLVNFTALVTILFGTFVVLTVFSKPVAEDEYSYSAIN; translated from the exons ATGGCGATTGGGATAAAGGCGGTGCCTTTTGCTGTGGTAGCCCAAGTTCTCGGGGTTGCGGGGATTATTATGGTGCTGATATGGAACATAAGCTTCAGGGGTGGATTAGCTTGGGAATCCGCCAACAAGAGTCTCATCTTCAAT ATTCATCCTGTTCTCATGCTCCTTGGCTTGATTGTAATTGGGGGTGAAG CCATTATTACTTATAAAACTCTTCCCTTGAGGAAGGAACTGAAGAAATTGATACATCTAGTCTTGCATGCTATTGCCCTCATACTTGGTATCATCGGGATATACACGGCATTCAAGTTTCATAACGAGAGCAATATTGCCAATTTGTATAGTTTACATTCTTGGCTTGGAATTGGGATTATTGTTCTCTATGGCATCCAG TGGATTTATGGTTTCCTGGTGTTCTTCTACCCCGGTGGCTCATCAGAAATCAGGCACGAATCACTTCCATGGCACGTGGTGTTTGGGCTGTTTGTGTACATCTTGGCAGTTGGGAATGCCTCACTAGGGTACCTTGAGAAGCTTACATTCCTTGAGAACTCAGGCCTAGAGAAATATGGGGCTGAAGCATTCCTGGTCAACTTCACGGCCCTTGTCACGATATTGTTTGGGACCTTCGTTGTCTTGACCGTCTTCTCTAAGCCTGTTGCAGAGGATGAATATAGCTACTCGGCCATAAACTAG